One window of the Betta splendens chromosome 21, fBetSpl5.4, whole genome shotgun sequence genome contains the following:
- the LOC114847511 gene encoding interleukin-1 receptor-like 2, with product MGWRSSPEGLLILLRLCGICTVVVLENCTDYKTQFERVFSVPGDMAMLNSTIVAPDVFDFRTIPYSITWYVTKTGQEMSNQTGRILIRGETLWFLNVTLDDDGEYETILRTPFWCYKQATKLVVNLTVTGECGRPLRSNQPLTSGVSDRLACPLPDYITKLRSYNITTSLVWYRGCDPIEDGQAYTYSDLELMISRVKDQDDTFFTCTLKFTLGGITGSVSETIQAEFIKEYSLVPQMHEPANEVIKAQLGSSFSKRCLVFVPGTENGFVDIFWFNGTTLVSPSERVFVSEQRMWRQEVPSSGTWLERQLTFTELKEKDFHTNYTCQAYSFRGHPKGNFILLPAEPDITIPIGSVLGCVMILFIISTILYYTFKVDIVLQFRTAFPHFYVNKDLDGKLYDAYVAYPEHCAVGFSQEVEKFALHTLPQVLENACGYKLFIAGRDCLPGQAIIDSVEENIQASRRLLLLYTASTFTSKRHTSSTSSNNNNIISNNNLNSDRKTNDDSHSTSYKENDDIYPDSRQQIECVAGMHRALLEGSLKVILVEMEQISPAQLALFPESVRHLRKKQGAVCWWKNTKKQQRWRTCSKSREDEDKCGQDTQWSPSTSPSSRFWKEMRYHMPVRGKRVMYPEKTALLNV from the exons ATGGGCTGGAGATCATCACCAGAGGGCCTTCTGATTCTGCTCAGGCTATGTGGGATATGTACAGTTGTTGTACTGG AGAACTGTACTGACTACAAAACCCAGTTTGAGAGGGTTTTCTCTGTTCCGGGAGATATGGCTATGCTCAATAGCACCATAGTGGCTCCAGATGTGTTCGACTTTAGAACCATCCCATACAGCATCACGTGGTACGTCACAAAAACTGGTCAAGAAATGAGCAACCAAACCGGTCGAATCCTGATACGTGGAGAGACTCTGTGGTTTCTTAATGTAACCCTGGATGATGATGGCGAATATGAGACAATACTGAG AACTCCTTTTTGGTGCTACAAACAAGCCACTAAGCTTGTAGTCAATCTGACCGTCACAGGTGAATGTGGAAGACCACTTAGAAGTAATCAACCACTCACGAGCGGAGTCAGCGACAGGTTGGCGTGCCCTCTGCCGGATTATATCACAAAACTAAGAAGTTACAACATCACTACCTCCCTCGTTTGGTACAGG GGTTGTGACCCTATCGAGGATGGGCAAGCCTATACCTACAGTGACCTCGAACTGATGATAAGTAGGGTGAAGGATCAAGATGACACCTTCTTCACCTGTACTCTGAAGTTCACCCTTGGAGGCATCACGGGTTCTGTGTCGGAGACGATTCAAGCTGAGTTCATAA AGGAGTACTCTTTGGTCCCACAAATGCATGAACCAGCAAATGAAGTAATCAAGGCACAACTCG gtTCCAGTTTCAGCAAGCGGTGCCTTGTTTTTGTGCCAGGAACTGAAAATGGCTTTGTCGATATCTTCTGGTTTAATGGAACCACATTAGTTAGCCCCTCTGAGCGGGTCTTTGTATCTGAACAACG TATGTGGAGGCAGGAAGTTCCCAGCAGTGGCACATGGTTAGAGCGGCAACTGACATTTACTGAACTGAAGGAGAAGGATTTTCACACCAACTACACTTGTCAAGCATACAGTTTCAGAGGCCATCCCAAGGGCAACTTCATTCTGCTACCAGCAG AACCAGACATCACTATTCCCATTGGATCTGTGCTTGGATGTGTGATGATCCTCTTTATCATCAGCACAATTCTTTATTACACTTTTAAGGTTGACATTGTGCTGCAGTTCAGGACAGCGTTTCCCCATTTCTACGTAAACAAAG aTTTGGATGGGAAGCTGTACGACGCTTATGTGGCATACCCAGAACACTGTGCAGTTGGATTCAGCCAAGAAGTGGAGAAATTTGCCCTTCACACACTACCTCAAGTCTTAGAAAATGCATGTGGCTACAAACTTTTCATAGCAGGCCGTGACTGTCTCCCTGGACAGG CCATCATAGACTCAGTGGAAGAGAACATACAAGCCAGTCGCCGCCTCCTTCTGCTCTACACGGCCTCCACATTCACGAGCAAAAGGCACacaagcagcaccagcagcaataacaacaacatcatTTCTAATAATAACTTAAACAGCGACCGTAAGACCAATGACGACAGCCACAGCACAAGTTACAAAGAAAACGATGACATTTATCCTGATTCAAGACAACAAATAGAGTGTGTGGCAGGAATGCACAGAGCCTTGCTGGAAGGATCCCTTAAG GTGATTCTGGTTGAGATGGAACAGATCAGCCCAGCCCAGCTGGCTCTCTTCCCAGAGTCAGTGCGTCACCTGAGAAAGAAGCAAGGCGCCGTGTGTTGGTGGAAGAACACAAAGAAGCAGCAAAGGTGGAGGACATGTTCAAAGAGcagggaggacgaggacaaaTGTGGACAGGACACACAGTGGTCACCATCAACTTCCCCTTCTTCCAGGTTTTGGAAGGAGATGAGGTATCATATGCCAGTAAGAGGCAAGAGGGTGATGTACCCTGAGAAAACTGCCCTGCTGAACGTATAA
- the LOC114847515 gene encoding interleukin-1 receptor type 2, with amino-acid sequence MVRLAMMMCVVAIKCVYGRRPLPPLPMKGGCYHVFSELDVYKVEDEAVILAFPIFESVLEVRNIAPPTASYIITKANGTEAASHQAEGRVQQHNRQLWFLPVQVSDAGEYICTYRNETYCVTGSITLHVYKSSSVDVDMVSYSISATVGENLTCECPSLHNFNRTLIKWHKTSSPTALHRARKGSFHQDQGNLKIPAVKRSHAGVYTCQLSVLINNQQYKVSRLIKLDVEGSNPEMTTAPDRVPTSSYSTVHLNQPPVILSPLNGSIFESPHGSGLELFCTVLTECEKSESTIVTWMVNGRSAQLYRDGRILQRERKITKLAAGCMIDVGLAIVAMTEDDVKAELKCITQNQGGRREAVVQLQLEDATFTWLVVAAVAVSCLLTVVSVFLYALFKPKRKKKMDYILARQNSIF; translated from the exons ATGGTTCGTCTGGCAATGATGATGTGTGTGGTGgctattaaatgtgtttatggaAGACGTCCATTGCCTCCTCTTCCAATGAAag GTGGCTGCTATCATGTGTTTTCGGAGCTGGATGTATACAAAGTGGAGGATGAAGCTGTAATTCTTGCCTTTCCAATATTTGAGAGTGTGCTTGAAGTACGCAACATCGCCCCTCCAACAGCGAGTTATATCATCACCAAGGCCAACGGCACGGAGGCCGCATCCCATCAGGCCGAGGGCCGGGTCCAGCAACATAACAGACAGCTGTGGTTCCTGCCAGTGCAGGTGTCAGATGCAGGAGAATACATCTGTACTTACAG AAATGAAACCTACTGTGTCACTGGGAGTATCACACTGCACGTGTACAAGAGCAGTTCTGTGGATGTGGATATGGTTTCGTATTCGATCTCAGCCACAGTGGGAGAGAATCTGACATGCGAATGTCCATCGCTACACAACTTCAACAGAACACTGATAAAGTGGCATAAG ACATCCAGCCCCACTGCCCTTCACCGAGCAAGAAAGGGTTCCTTTCACCAGGACCAAGGTAATCTAAAGATTCCGGCTGTGAAGAGGTCACACGCAGGTGTGTACACCTGTCAGCTCAGTGTGCTCATCAACAACCAGCAGTACAAAGTCAGCCGACTCATTAAGCTCGATGTGGAAG GTTCAAATCCTGAAATGACCACTGCACCTGACCGAGTTCCaaccagcagctacagtacggTTCACT TAAATCAACCACCTGTGATTCTTTCCCCACTAAATGGATCAATTTTTGAAAGTCCACATG GCTCAGGACTGGAGCTGTTTTGCACAGTGCTCACTGAATGTGAAAAGTCAGAATCCACCATAGTCACATGGATGGTTAACGGCCGATCAGCCCAGCTATACAGAGATGGCCGGATCCTACAGAGGGAACGGAA GATAACCAAGTTGGCTGCTGGGTGTATGATTGATGTGGGACTTGCTATTGTAGCAATGACAGAGGACGATGTGAAGGCCGAGCTTAAATGTATCACCCAGAACCaaggaggaagacgagaagCTGTCGTACAGCTCCAGCTTGAGG atgCTACATTTACTTGGCTGGTGGTAGCTGCCGTGGCCGTCTCCTGCCTCCTGACAGTGGTGTCTGTCTTCCTCTACGCTCTCTTCAAGcctaaaaggaaaaagaaaatggatTACATTCTGGCTCGGCAGAACAGCATCTTCTAG